From one Desulforegula conservatrix Mb1Pa genomic stretch:
- a CDS encoding potassium channel family protein, with translation MKLFSLLSPTWAIADFVKKKYDRTTVIEVLNSFYLYLSVVSVVGVLVFQKYWASQENTSISNALSYAVVYIWSYLLLSRCHEIFWAFLRDAFDKLGDPEDKKSRLGPKDRVRLALKSYLELVLNFSLLYALVPATEGMWSSKKFPIQITDAMYFSGVTITTLGYGDFSPGHWYPQFLTVYEVFCGFILLIVCFTIYSGIRSPNKNDYE, from the coding sequence ATGAAATTATTTTCACTTCTATCGCCCACATGGGCAATTGCGGACTTCGTAAAGAAGAAATATGATAGAACAACTGTAATAGAGGTGCTTAACTCTTTCTATCTGTACCTATCAGTAGTGAGCGTAGTAGGTGTTCTTGTGTTTCAAAAATATTGGGCGTCACAAGAGAATACAAGTATTAGCAATGCACTTTCCTATGCTGTTGTTTATATCTGGTCATATTTGTTACTTTCTAGATGCCATGAAATATTTTGGGCATTTTTGCGAGACGCATTCGACAAATTAGGTGATCCTGAAGATAAAAAGAGCAGGTTGGGCCCTAAAGATCGAGTAAGACTCGCTTTAAAAAGCTATTTAGAGCTGGTCTTAAATTTTTCACTTTTGTATGCATTGGTGCCAGCAACAGAAGGAATGTGGTCAAGCAAAAAATTTCCCATTCAAATAACCGATGCAATGTATTTTAGTGGGGTAACAATAACTACACTTGGCTATGGTGATTTCAGCCCGGGTCATTGGTATCCGCAGTTTCTAACAGTTTACGAAGTATTTTGTGGCTTTATACTCCTGATCGTTTGTTTTACAATTTACTCAGGAATAAGAAGCCCTAACAAAAACGATTATGAATAG
- a CDS encoding DNA methyltransferase, with protein sequence MFPDQLSGGLFEKRTKVGKTTKFEDLLLPEKAIIEMKSRGKDLHSHVLQAREYWNNSYGKEKTPYVVLCNFDEIMIFNWFMQDAPLDKFNINDLENRWRALAFLSKEPIVPIFANNVEKATKEAVEQLLNVYHSLINRGEEKNKVQKFVLQLLVCFFSEDAGLFPVDGFFLDLIRDCKNTQSAYDLFPALFRQMNNKNKAKGGRFKNVPYFNGGLFKEIDPVDLTDYEIALIEKTATFNWRHVEPAIFGNIFEYSMDSDAQHAMGAHYTYEKDIMKIIRPTIIQPILEEIKKANTLEKLRKIRAGLGQLKILDPACGSGNFLYVALRELKNLELEILSKINENFKSYNIRDVDSVIQTKQFYGMDINPFAVELAKVTLSFGKKIFNGMFSEYIKKNQLSLEFVDKTLPFDDLDRNIVVKDALFNEWPKADIIIGNPPFLGGKYLRTERGDDYAEKIYKAFPDAKGQPDLCVFWFQKANDSSAERIGLVGTNSISQGVSRKASLDYISANNGTIISAVSTQVWSGTANVHVSLVNWVKNKKIIPSDIFLDEQKVNFINSSLKAEADYTVAKPLKENENLSFQACELSGKGFIVSAATAKEWIKKDKKNKEVLKPMLDGKTLVSPGIELDWVIDFNDMTLEKASGYKVPFEHVKQNIRPERMLNKEKSRSEKWWLFGRSRPQMRKAFKGLECYFCLPKVAKYTCFRPIDVSVLPCEANMVVASDDFFILGILNSKIHMDWVLAQCSTLKSDTRYTNTTCFLTFPFPHEAKDALKQKVREIMKELEDFRSQEAISRNCTITKLYNDFFSEPSSNLFKLHKKLDKTVCACYGWKHIDNKVYNDEVLELNEKKL encoded by the coding sequence ATTTTTCCAGACCAGCTCTCCGGTGGCCTTTTTGAAAAGAGAACGAAAGTAGGCAAAACAACAAAGTTCGAGGATTTGTTATTGCCTGAAAAAGCTATTATTGAAATGAAATCGAGAGGCAAAGACCTTCACAGCCATGTCCTTCAGGCCAGGGAATACTGGAACAATAGTTACGGAAAAGAAAAAACTCCTTACGTGGTATTATGTAACTTTGATGAAATAATGATTTTCAACTGGTTCATGCAGGACGCTCCTTTAGATAAATTTAATATTAATGATTTAGAAAATAGATGGAGAGCGTTAGCTTTTTTATCCAAAGAGCCTATTGTGCCTATTTTTGCTAACAATGTTGAAAAAGCTACCAAAGAAGCCGTTGAACAACTGCTTAATGTCTATCATTCTTTGATAAACAGAGGTGAGGAGAAAAACAAAGTTCAAAAATTTGTACTGCAATTACTCGTCTGTTTTTTTTCAGAGGATGCGGGGCTTTTCCCTGTAGACGGGTTCTTTTTAGACTTGATTAGAGATTGCAAGAACACTCAATCAGCTTATGATCTTTTCCCAGCACTTTTCAGACAAATGAACAACAAAAATAAAGCTAAAGGTGGAAGATTTAAAAATGTTCCATATTTCAATGGTGGACTTTTTAAAGAAATAGACCCTGTTGATTTAACTGATTATGAAATTGCTCTAATTGAAAAAACCGCGACATTTAACTGGAGGCACGTCGAACCCGCCATATTTGGGAATATTTTTGAATACAGCATGGACAGCGATGCCCAACATGCTATGGGAGCCCATTATACCTATGAAAAGGATATAATGAAAATTATAAGGCCAACCATTATTCAGCCCATCCTTGAGGAAATCAAAAAAGCAAATACGCTGGAAAAACTTCGTAAAATCAGGGCTGGGCTTGGGCAACTTAAAATTTTAGACCCTGCTTGTGGAAGCGGTAACTTCTTGTATGTAGCCTTACGTGAACTAAAAAATCTTGAACTCGAAATTTTGTCAAAAATTAACGAGAACTTTAAAAGTTACAATATCAGAGACGTTGACTCGGTAATTCAAACAAAACAGTTCTATGGAATGGACATAAATCCTTTTGCTGTTGAACTTGCAAAGGTCACCTTGTCTTTTGGAAAGAAAATATTCAATGGCATGTTTTCAGAATACATCAAAAAAAATCAGCTTTCTTTGGAATTTGTGGATAAAACGCTTCCATTCGATGATCTGGACAGGAACATTGTTGTAAAAGACGCTCTTTTCAACGAATGGCCTAAAGCTGATATAATAATAGGCAACCCTCCTTTTTTAGGTGGAAAATATTTGAGAACAGAACGAGGCGACGATTATGCAGAAAAAATATATAAAGCTTTCCCAGACGCTAAAGGACAGCCAGATTTATGCGTTTTCTGGTTTCAAAAAGCCAATGACAGTTCCGCAGAACGTATTGGACTGGTAGGCACAAATTCCATTTCACAAGGCGTTTCAAGAAAAGCAAGCCTTGACTATATTTCTGCAAACAATGGAACCATTATCAGCGCCGTCTCAACCCAGGTCTGGAGCGGAACGGCAAATGTTCATGTAAGCCTTGTTAACTGGGTTAAAAACAAGAAAATCATTCCATCTGATATTTTTCTCGATGAGCAAAAGGTCAACTTCATCAATTCAAGCCTTAAAGCTGAAGCAGACTACACAGTTGCAAAGCCACTCAAGGAAAATGAAAACTTATCATTTCAGGCATGTGAACTATCAGGAAAAGGTTTTATTGTTTCTGCTGCGACTGCAAAAGAATGGATAAAAAAAGACAAAAAAAACAAGGAAGTCCTAAAACCAATGCTTGACGGCAAGACGCTTGTCTCGCCGGGCATAGAGTTGGACTGGGTTATAGATTTTAACGATATGACGCTTGAAAAAGCAAGCGGCTATAAAGTGCCTTTTGAGCATGTAAAACAAAATATCCGCCCGGAAAGAATGCTCAATAAAGAAAAAAGCCGATCAGAAAAGTGGTGGCTTTTTGGACGATCAAGACCTCAGATGCGGAAGGCTTTTAAAGGATTGGAATGCTATTTCTGTTTGCCAAAAGTTGCAAAATATACATGCTTCAGGCCCATTGATGTTTCTGTCTTGCCATGCGAGGCGAATATGGTCGTGGCAAGTGATGACTTTTTTATTCTTGGAATCTTAAATTCCAAGATACACATGGATTGGGTTCTGGCACAATGTTCTACATTAAAGTCAGATACACGCTATACAAATACGACTTGTTTTTTGACTTTCCCGTTCCCTCATGAAGCCAAGGACGCTTTAAAGCAAAAAGTCAGGGAAATCATGAAGGAACTTGAGGATTTCAGATCACAGGAAGCTATTTCACGGAACTGCACAATAACAAAGCTATATAATGACTTCTTCTCTGAACCATCCAGCAATCTTTTTAAATTGCACAAAAAATTAGATAAGACTGTATGCGCTTGCTATGGATGGAAGCATATCGACAACAAGGTTTATAATGATGAAGTATTAGAGCTAAACGAAAAAAAGCTATAA
- a CDS encoding type II toxin-antitoxin system HicB family antitoxin encodes MMEYKGYIGVVDYDDKAKVFHGEIINTRDVITFQGKSVDEIEAAFHESIDDYLAWCEQDGINPEKPYSGKFNLRLSPELHREVATAAKKLKLSINSFVEKALIDEINLHRA; translated from the coding sequence ATGATGGAATATAAAGGTTATATAGGCGTAGTGGATTATGATGACAAGGCCAAGGTCTTTCATGGGGAAATAATAAACACCCGTGACGTAATAACATTTCAGGGTAAGTCTGTTGATGAAATAGAAGCGGCCTTCCATGAATCCATAGATGATTATCTCGCATGGTGCGAGCAGGATGGAATAAACCCTGAAAAACCTTATTCAGGCAAGTTTAATCTAAGATTGTCCCCAGAGCTTCACAGGGAAGTTGCTACTGCTGCTAAAAAGCTAAAGCTGTCTATCAATTCGTTTGTTGAAAAAGCCCTGATTGATGAGATCAATCTTCATAGAGCGTAA
- a CDS encoding type II toxin-antitoxin system HicA family toxin produces MNSRHRKTLSDIFKNPVQSNILWSDIEALLIALGSDISEGNGSRVRIKLNGERAVFHRPHPQKETDKGSVMSMRRFLENAGVLK; encoded by the coding sequence ATGAATTCAAGGCATAGGAAAACACTATCAGATATTTTCAAGAACCCTGTTCAGTCCAATATATTATGGAGTGATATTGAAGCTCTTCTCATTGCTCTTGGTTCAGATATTTCAGAAGGCAATGGTTCTCGTGTCCGAATAAAATTGAATGGAGAAAGAGCTGTTTTCCATAGGCCGCACCCACAAAAAGAAACTGATAAGGGTTCTGTTATGTCCATGAGAAGATTTTTAGAAAATGCGGGGGTTTTAAAATGA
- a CDS encoding integration host factor subunit alpha: MALKKTDMIENIATAGFTKEKSILVTETLLEIIKRTLTAGEDVMVSGFGRFCVNEKGTRTGRNPATGESMLIAERKIVTFRCSGILKDRVGNHQLPKKKKITKKTQEALPSRASRAH, encoded by the coding sequence TTGGCGCTTAAAAAGACTGATATGATTGAAAACATTGCAACGGCAGGATTCACAAAAGAAAAATCTATCCTGGTAACCGAGACCCTTCTTGAAATCATCAAACGTACTCTTACGGCTGGCGAAGATGTTATGGTTTCAGGATTCGGGAGATTTTGCGTGAATGAGAAGGGAACCAGGACAGGAAGAAACCCAGCAACCGGTGAAAGTATGCTTATTGCAGAAAGAAAGATTGTTACCTTCAGATGTTCGGGGATCCTAAAAGATAGGGTCGGGAATCATCAGCTTCCCAAAAAGAAGAAGATAACCAAGAAGACTCAAGAAGCTTTACCCTCAAGAGCCTCACGCGCCCACTGA
- a CDS encoding SIR2 family protein produces MSQYQQLFDIVESDKLIVFTGAGFSRGFKRSDGSMVPGWIDLLIEIKARFDSEGIIVKDLAGNPADSLITKFMDEPFPRGENLIEVATILRRADHTRFDVLVEELLTPQYPPDPVLYAEYEKKHKAIMALQPKGIITVNVDKFHENYLNSNGYSWTIHDPINGDEFETIGILSRLEESPFLIKAHGTIGRKIVFDYLAYRDLIEKSPAYNSLFIHLFSHYRILFIGFGLSDLDFDLTIEKIARKIGVPIQQHLTIQVTSNNRRTAKSRIGKAINVARMARLEERFGIISLEMNAIDIPPLLEKAASVPGSRLIKLIDECISSDLDIRKRAHLDLRLLGTVGKRIAMNYIYEKVLGKLRALGSRRCKSREIHDLSELTYSLGSIGLEEPSDIRSLSGMLIDIIENTKECEIVAHALWALFAIAGYVDGIRLKDLRISGHINNLLEHRDFKAPKERCSMYLDALIARIDAEALS; encoded by the coding sequence ATGAGCCAATATCAGCAGTTATTCGACATTGTAGAGTCAGATAAATTGATCGTATTCACCGGTGCGGGCTTTTCTCGAGGCTTTAAACGAAGTGACGGTTCCATGGTGCCCGGTTGGATCGATCTTCTCATAGAAATTAAGGCGCGTTTTGACAGTGAAGGGATTATTGTGAAAGATTTAGCAGGGAATCCTGCGGATTCTCTCATAACAAAATTCATGGATGAACCGTTTCCCCGTGGTGAAAACTTGATCGAAGTCGCCACAATACTTCGACGCGCTGACCACACACGTTTTGATGTGCTTGTTGAAGAGCTTCTAACACCTCAATATCCACCCGATCCAGTTCTTTATGCAGAATACGAGAAAAAGCATAAGGCGATTATGGCGTTACAGCCAAAAGGCATTATTACCGTCAACGTAGACAAATTTCATGAAAATTATCTAAACTCTAACGGATATTCATGGACCATACATGACCCGATAAATGGTGATGAGTTTGAAACAATCGGGATTCTTTCAAGATTGGAAGAGAGCCCATTTCTCATAAAGGCTCACGGCACAATAGGTAGGAAGATCGTCTTCGATTACTTAGCATATCGTGACCTTATAGAAAAGTCTCCTGCATATAACTCTCTGTTTATTCATCTTTTTTCTCACTACCGCATACTCTTTATTGGCTTCGGACTTTCTGACTTGGACTTTGATCTGACCATAGAGAAAATTGCCCGAAAAATTGGTGTGCCAATCCAGCAGCATTTGACAATTCAGGTTACGTCTAATAATCGCAGAACTGCAAAAAGTAGAATCGGAAAGGCCATAAATGTTGCAAGAATGGCACGATTGGAAGAACGATTCGGCATAATTTCTTTAGAAATGAATGCTATCGATATTCCACCATTATTAGAGAAAGCCGCTTCAGTACCTGGCTCAAGACTAATCAAGTTGATCGATGAATGTATTTCAAGCGATCTTGACATTCGAAAGCGTGCCCACTTGGATTTACGTCTTTTGGGAACAGTCGGCAAAAGAATAGCCATGAACTATATCTATGAGAAAGTCTTAGGCAAGCTTAGGGCTTTAGGAAGCCGCCGCTGCAAAAGCCGTGAAATTCATGACTTGAGCGAGTTAACATACAGCCTTGGGTCAATCGGCCTGGAAGAGCCAAGTGATATTCGAAGCCTCTCAGGAATGCTTATAGATATCATCGAAAATACAAAAGAGTGTGAAATTGTTGCTCATGCTCTTTGGGCACTCTTTGCTATAGCCGGCTACGTGGATGGCATACGGCTCAAAGATCTTCGAATTTCGGGGCATATCAACAATCTCCTCGAACATCGAGACTTTAAAGCACCAAAAGAACGGTGCTCTATGTATTTGGATGCTCTTATTGCAAGAATTGATGCTGAAGCGTTAAGTTGA